In one window of Desulfuromonas sp. DNA:
- a CDS encoding response regulator: protein MKKILIVDDQPEVKRLLEIILKGGGRQFFHADSGEEAVAIARSEKPDVILLDVMMPGGMDGYENTKALKEDPLTAACPIITMTAKVQAQDQEDAFAAGADDYIGKPFDISDLKEKVDKFLTQ from the coding sequence GTGAAAAAGATTCTGATCGTCGATGACCAGCCCGAAGTCAAACGCCTGCTCGAGATCATCCTCAAGGGCGGGGGTCGACAGTTCTTCCACGCCGACAGCGGAGAAGAGGCCGTCGCCATCGCCCGCTCCGAAAAACCGGACGTGATCCTGCTCGACGTGATGATGCCCGGCGGCATGGACGGCTACGAGAACACCAAGGCCCTCAAGGAAGACCCCCTGACAGCCGCCTGCCCCATTATCACCATGACCGCCAAGGTCCAGGCCCAGGACCAGGAGGACGCCTTCGCCGCCGGGGCCGACGACTACATCGGCAAGCCCTTCGACATCAGCGACCTGAAGGAGAAGGTCGACAAGTTCCTGACCCAGTAA
- the ercA gene encoding alcohol dehydrogenase-like regulatory protein ErcA: MEKSLEMGKFVAPEFIFGVGARHLAGRHAKGLGCSKVLLVTDPGVTAAGWSGEVAQSLEEYGLQTAVFSSVSPNPRAKEVMAGTERYREEGCDGIVAVGGGSPMDCAKGIGIVAANGRHILELEGSDRVEKPLPPLVCVPTTGGTGSEVSQFVIINNPDEGVKVTIVDRKAVPNVALVDPLTLTTKDPFLTACTGLDALTHAIEAYVAKAHSPVTDLHALEAVRLISAHLIATVEAPKDVDRRAQVMLGSLHAGLAFSNASLGAVHAMAHSLGGQLDLPHGACNAILLEHVVAFNWAACPERFERIGEAIGIDMAGRDSAARKTALIARLHALKTKAGIDQTLGSLGVSRSEFARLGHKALQDACMQANPRRATEQDLETIYEESI, encoded by the coding sequence ATGGAAAAGAGTCTGGAAATGGGGAAATTCGTCGCCCCCGAATTCATCTTCGGGGTCGGGGCGCGCCACCTGGCGGGACGCCATGCCAAGGGCCTGGGATGCAGCAAGGTGCTCCTGGTGACCGACCCGGGGGTGACCGCCGCCGGCTGGTCCGGGGAGGTCGCCCAGTCCCTCGAGGAGTACGGACTGCAGACAGCGGTCTTCTCCTCGGTCTCTCCCAACCCCCGGGCCAAGGAGGTCATGGCGGGGACCGAACGCTACAGGGAAGAGGGCTGCGACGGCATCGTCGCGGTGGGAGGCGGCAGCCCCATGGACTGCGCCAAGGGGATCGGCATCGTCGCCGCCAACGGGCGGCACATCCTTGAATTAGAGGGGAGCGACCGGGTCGAAAAGCCCCTCCCCCCCCTCGTCTGCGTGCCGACAACCGGCGGCACCGGCTCGGAGGTCTCCCAGTTCGTCATCATCAACAACCCCGACGAGGGGGTCAAGGTGACCATCGTCGACAGGAAGGCGGTGCCGAATGTGGCCCTCGTCGACCCCCTGACCCTGACCACCAAGGACCCCTTCCTGACCGCCTGCACCGGCCTCGACGCCCTGACCCACGCCATCGAAGCCTACGTCGCCAAGGCCCACTCCCCGGTGACCGACCTGCACGCCCTGGAGGCCGTCCGCCTCATCTCAGCCCACCTGATCGCCACGGTTGAAGCCCCGAAGGACGTGGACCGGCGCGCCCAGGTCATGCTCGGCAGCCTCCACGCCGGGCTCGCCTTCTCCAACGCCAGCCTCGGCGCGGTCCACGCCATGGCGCACAGCCTCGGCGGGCAGCTCGACCTGCCCCACGGCGCGTGCAACGCCATCCTCCTGGAGCACGTGGTGGCCTTTAACTGGGCGGCCTGCCCGGAGCGCTTCGAGCGGATCGGCGAGGCCATTGGGATCGATATGGCCGGCCGGGATTCGGCGGCCCGCAAGACCGCCCTCATCGCGCGACTCCATGCCCTGAAGACGAAGGCCGGCATCGACCAGACCCTCGGCAGCCTCGGCGTGAGCCGGTCCGAATTCGCCCGACTGGGCCACAAGGCCCTGCAGGACGCCTGCATGCAGGCCAACCCGCGACGGGCGACCGAGCAGGACCTCGAAACCATCTACGAAGAATCCATCTGA
- a CDS encoding FKBP-type peptidyl-prolyl cis-trans isomerase: MKRLMWATAGTLGILLLASGCVAEDKKIELKDQNDKVSYAIGLSMGRDFEKQEIEVVPAIIAKGIKDGLSGAEALMTDEEIKETQLAFQEEVVAKQTARVENMKTENKEKGEAFLAENKEKEGVVTLESGLQYKVIEEGTGATPKVSETVTVNYKGTLIDGTEFDSSYKRGEPVSFPVGGVIPGWTEALQLMKEGAKWQLFIPATLAYGERGAGNVIQPNSALVFDVELLYIGQKKPKMEEEEKEPVEEAK, from the coding sequence GCTGCGTCGCCGAGGACAAGAAAATCGAGCTCAAGGACCAGAACGACAAAGTCAGCTACGCCATCGGCCTGAGCATGGGGCGGGATTTCGAAAAGCAGGAAATCGAGGTCGTCCCCGCCATCATCGCCAAGGGCATCAAGGACGGCCTGTCCGGCGCCGAGGCCCTGATGACCGACGAAGAAATCAAGGAGACCCAGCTGGCCTTCCAGGAGGAGGTCGTCGCCAAGCAGACCGCCCGGGTCGAGAACATGAAGACCGAGAACAAGGAGAAGGGTGAAGCCTTTCTCGCCGAGAACAAGGAAAAGGAAGGCGTTGTAACCCTCGAAAGCGGCCTGCAGTACAAGGTCATCGAGGAAGGGACCGGAGCAACCCCCAAGGTCTCGGAAACGGTCACCGTCAACTACAAAGGGACCCTCATCGACGGCACCGAGTTCGACAGCTCCTACAAGCGCGGCGAGCCCGTCTCCTTCCCCGTCGGCGGCGTCATCCCCGGCTGGACCGAAGCCCTGCAACTCATGAAGGAAGGGGCCAAGTGGCAGCTCTTCATCCCCGCCACGCTGGCCTATGGCGAGCGCGGCGCCGGAAACGTCATCCAGCCCAACTCCGCCCTCGTCTTCGACGTGGAACTGCTGTACATCGGGCAGAAGAAACCGAAGATGGAAGAAGAGGAAAAAGAGCCTGTCGAAGAAGCCAAGTAA
- the rbr gene encoding rubrerythrin, which yields MSLKGTRTEKNILTAFAGESQARNRYTYFAGKAKNEGLVQMAAIFEETADQEKEHAKRLFKLLEGGEVEITAAFPAGIIGTTAENLKEAAAGECYEHTEMYPSFASVAREEGFEEIATIFMAIAVAEKQHEKRYRALLASLEAGRVFSRPETVTWRCRNCGYLHEGTGAPELCPACAHAQAHFELLAENY from the coding sequence ATGAGCTTGAAAGGAACCCGGACGGAAAAGAACATCCTGACCGCCTTCGCCGGCGAGAGCCAGGCCCGCAACCGCTACACCTACTTCGCCGGCAAGGCCAAGAACGAGGGGCTCGTGCAGATGGCGGCGATCTTCGAGGAGACCGCCGACCAGGAGAAGGAGCACGCCAAGCGGCTCTTCAAGTTGCTGGAGGGGGGCGAGGTGGAGATCACTGCCGCTTTCCCGGCGGGGATCATCGGCACGACCGCCGAGAACCTGAAGGAGGCGGCGGCCGGCGAGTGCTACGAGCATACGGAGATGTATCCCTCCTTCGCCAGCGTCGCCAGGGAGGAGGGCTTCGAGGAGATTGCCACGATCTTCATGGCCATCGCGGTGGCCGAGAAGCAGCACGAGAAGCGCTACCGGGCCCTGCTGGCCAGCCTGGAAGCGGGCCGGGTCTTCAGCCGGCCCGAGACGGTGACCTGGCGCTGCCGCAACTGCGGCTACCTGCACGAGGGGACCGGGGCGCCGGAACTCTGCCCGGCCTGCGCCCACGCCCAGGCCCATTTTGAACTGCTCGCCGAAAACTACTGA
- a CDS encoding desulfoferrodoxin, which translates to MAEQLEVYKCAVCGNIVEVLHGGAGALVCCGEEMALLKENTVDAAKEKHVPVIERGPDSITVKVGSVAHPMEEAHYIEWVELIADGRVYRQFLQPGGKPEATFPITADKVTAREHCNLHLLWKSEG; encoded by the coding sequence ATGGCCGAACAACTGGAAGTCTACAAATGCGCAGTCTGCGGGAACATCGTCGAGGTGCTGCACGGAGGGGCCGGGGCCCTGGTCTGTTGCGGGGAGGAGATGGCCCTGCTGAAGGAGAACACCGTCGATGCCGCGAAGGAGAAGCACGTGCCGGTCATCGAGAGGGGACCGGACTCCATTACCGTCAAGGTCGGCAGCGTCGCCCACCCCATGGAGGAGGCCCATTACATCGAGTGGGTCGAGCTGATCGCCGACGGCAGGGTCTACCGCCAGTTCCTCCAGCCGGGCGGCAAGCCGGAGGCGACTTTCCCGATCACCGCCGACAAGGTCACCGCCCGGGAGCACTGCAACCTGCACCTGCTCTGGAAATCAGAGGGCTGA